From Methanococcus maripaludis, one genomic window encodes:
- a CDS encoding radical SAM protein, whose product MTRNANKNNLEYEKCWIFDLNQFKMITDSILDENTLVLEINKNYEVSVLMDYEVSLENGILIFKDFVNNNSESARVLTGSLKTGILNKMSQSISEGLLNKTTNRRTYYITEPTPLIGHTAFGLIDRGTNVIQVRGLSGCNINCPFCSVDEGIHSKSRKNDYYVDMDYLVSGYEKIADFKGYTKLEAHLDGQGEPSLYYPLPDLVQNLDEINSKNKGIVSIQTNGVHLTEKLIDDLEEAGLHRINLSINAIDEKFSKGLSGSKNYDIEKILEIAKYIKNSKIHLLIAPLLLPNYNDEEFKKVLDFAVELEQKNPQTTINPITNKKNPIVGPQLCLTYQFGRKIPKMRVWDFPKFYNLLDFYEKEYSKDGITVNLEVPLHGFFGSHSRKRLPCPFKLNETISVTVLMDGRVNGEVIGASKNRVIQIIDCKTDVNKLIGKRIKVKVLRVKDNVIVGSMVK is encoded by the coding sequence GTGACGAGAAATGCAAATAAAAATAATTTAGAATACGAAAAATGTTGGATTTTTGATTTAAATCAATTTAAAATGATTACCGATTCAATATTGGATGAAAATACGCTAGTCCTTGAAATAAACAAAAATTACGAAGTAAGCGTTTTGATGGATTACGAGGTATCACTTGAAAACGGAATTTTAATATTCAAGGATTTTGTAAACAACAATTCTGAATCTGCACGGGTGCTTACAGGTTCATTAAAAACAGGAATATTGAATAAAATGTCACAGAGCATTTCAGAAGGACTTCTTAATAAAACTACAAACCGGAGAACTTACTATATCACAGAACCAACGCCTTTAATTGGGCATACTGCATTTGGACTGATTGATAGGGGAACAAATGTAATTCAGGTAAGGGGACTTAGTGGATGCAATATTAACTGTCCATTCTGTTCTGTTGATGAAGGAATTCACTCAAAATCAAGAAAAAACGATTACTATGTGGATATGGATTATTTAGTTTCAGGATACGAAAAAATCGCAGATTTTAAGGGATATACGAAGCTTGAAGCACACCTCGATGGACAGGGGGAGCCTTCACTATACTACCCACTTCCAGATTTAGTTCAAAATTTAGACGAGATAAATTCGAAAAACAAAGGAATAGTTTCAATCCAGACAAACGGGGTTCATTTAACCGAAAAATTAATCGATGATTTGGAAGAGGCAGGACTTCACAGGATTAATCTTTCAATCAATGCAATCGATGAAAAGTTCTCAAAAGGGCTTTCAGGAAGCAAAAATTACGATATTGAAAAAATTTTAGAAATTGCAAAGTACATAAAAAATTCAAAAATTCACTTGTTGATTGCACCACTTTTACTTCCAAATTACAATGACGAGGAATTTAAAAAGGTACTCGACTTTGCAGTGGAGTTAGAACAAAAAAACCCACAAACTACGATAAATCCTATAACAAACAAGAAAAATCCAATTGTGGGCCCCCAATTGTGTTTAACATATCAGTTTGGAAGAAAAATTCCAAAAATGAGAGTTTGGGATTTTCCAAAGTTCTACAATCTTTTGGACTTTTACGAAAAAGAATATTCCAAAGACGGAATAACCGTGAATTTAGAGGTTCCATTACATGGATTTTTCGGAAGCCACAGCAGAAAAAGATTGCCATGCCCATTTAAATTAAATGAAACGATTTCTGTAACTGTTTTAATGGATGGACGGGTCAATGGGGAAGTTATTGGTGCATCAAAAAACAGGGTAATTCAGATAATTGACTGTAAAACCGATGTCAATAAATTGATTGGAAAACGGATAAAAGTAAAAGTTCTGCGTGTAAAAGACAACGTGATTGTTGGTTCAATGGTAAAATAA
- a CDS encoding type II toxin-antitoxin system VapC family toxin, giving the protein MIKILDASAFIHGYNPSIEEGEHYTTNGIVSEVVSKEDIVKLAIEYGKLKILDPKSETIEKVVKTSIETGDTISNNDIEILALAIDLNGILYTDDYGLQNVSKKLKIKYENIVSAGSKDDFVWKKICKGCKKMYPINYLDDECEVCGSPLYRKMVKNRLKKGKKFYDKKKKPEKLF; this is encoded by the coding sequence ATGATAAAAATACTCGACGCTTCAGCATTCATTCACGGATACAACCCATCAATTGAAGAAGGAGAACATTACACCACAAACGGAATCGTTTCAGAAGTCGTTTCAAAAGAAGATATTGTAAAACTGGCAATAGAATACGGAAAATTAAAAATACTTGACCCAAAATCCGAAACTATTGAAAAAGTAGTCAAAACTTCAATAGAAACTGGAGACACCATTTCAAACAACGATATCGAAATACTTGCACTTGCAATCGACCTCAACGGAATTTTGTATACTGACGATTACGGGCTTCAGAATGTTTCAAAAAAATTAAAAATAAAATACGAAAATATCGTTTCAGCAGGTTCAAAAGACGATTTCGTCTGGAAAAAAATATGTAAAGGCTGTAAAAAGATGTATCCTATAAATTACCTTGATGATGAATGCGAAGTATGCGGAAGCCCGCTTTATCGAAAAATGGTAAAAAATAGACTTAAAAAAGGTAAAAAATTTTATGATAAAAAGAAAAAGCCAGAAAAATTATTTTAA
- a CDS encoding F420-dependent methylenetetrahydromethanopterin dehydrogenase produces the protein MVVKIGILKCGNIGMSPVVDLCLDERADRNDIDVRVLGSGAKMGPEQVEEVAKKMVEEVKPDFIVYIGPNPAAPGPKKAREILSAGGIPTVIIGDAPGIKDKDAMAEEGLGYVLIKCDPMIGARRQFLDPVEMAMFNADVIRVLAGTGALRVVQNAIDDMVFAVEEGKEIPLPKIVITEQKAVDAMDFANPYAKAKAMAAFVMAEKVADIDVKGCFMTKEMEKYIPIVASAHEAIRYAAKLVDEARELEKATDAVSRKPHAGEGKILNKCKLMAKPE, from the coding sequence ATGGTTGTAAAAATAGGTATTTTAAAATGTGGAAACATAGGAATGTCCCCTGTAGTTGATCTTTGTTTAGACGAAAGAGCAGACAGAAACGACATTGACGTTAGAGTTTTAGGTAGCGGAGCTAAAATGGGCCCTGAACAAGTAGAAGAAGTTGCTAAAAAAATGGTTGAAGAAGTAAAACCAGACTTCATTGTATACATTGGTCCAAACCCTGCTGCACCAGGTCCAAAAAAAGCTAGGGAAATCTTAAGCGCAGGCGGAATCCCAACAGTTATCATTGGTGATGCACCAGGTATTAAAGACAAAGACGCTATGGCAGAAGAAGGACTCGGATACGTTTTAATCAAATGCGACCCTATGATCGGTGCTAGAAGACAGTTCTTAGACCCTGTTGAAATGGCAATGTTCAACGCTGATGTAATCAGAGTTTTAGCAGGAACAGGTGCTTTAAGAGTTGTTCAAAACGCTATTGATGACATGGTATTTGCAGTTGAAGAAGGAAAAGAAATACCATTACCAAAAATCGTAATCACCGAACAAAAAGCAGTTGACGCAATGGACTTTGCAAACCCATACGCAAAAGCAAAAGCTATGGCTGCATTTGTAATGGCTGAAAAAGTAGCTGACATCGATGTTAAAGGATGCTTCATGACCAAAGAAATGGAAAAATACATCCCAATCGTTGCATCTGCACACGAAGCAATAAGATACGCTGCAAAATTAGTTGACGAAGCTAGAGAATTAGAAAAAGCAACTGATGCTGTTTCAAGAAAACCTCACGCAGGCGAAGGAAAAATCTTAAACAAATGTAAATTAATGGCAAAACCAGAATAA
- a CDS encoding trimeric intracellular cation channel family protein, with translation MITENIFFIMNIIGLLAFAVVGALKGIKKGLDLLGIIVLGIMTALGGGITRDLLVNTIPYALRSPYDMGVALIGVWSAIIIFKIFKDDVSNKYVIQIPDAIGLSAFTTTGAMIAYNFEVSFFGIIILATLTGVGGGIISDILLQKTPSVLTEDFYASCSIIGAIAFYLAILSNLSLEASAVICSIVVLMIRIVAMLCKWSLPKFYNEK, from the coding sequence ATGATTACAGAAAACATATTTTTTATAATGAATATAATCGGACTTTTAGCGTTTGCAGTAGTTGGCGCATTAAAAGGAATTAAAAAAGGTTTAGATTTACTTGGAATAATTGTTCTTGGAATAATGACTGCACTTGGCGGGGGAATTACAAGGGATTTACTTGTAAATACAATTCCTTATGCATTAAGGTCCCCTTATGATATGGGTGTTGCATTGATTGGAGTTTGGAGTGCAATAATAATTTTTAAAATTTTCAAGGATGATGTAAGCAACAAATATGTTATACAGATTCCTGATGCAATAGGACTTTCTGCATTTACAACAACAGGCGCAATGATTGCTTATAACTTTGAAGTATCATTTTTTGGAATAATTATACTTGCAACATTAACTGGTGTTGGTGGTGGAATAATAAGCGATATATTGCTACAAAAAACCCCTTCTGTATTAACCGAAGACTTTTACGCAAGCTGTTCGATAATTGGTGCAATTGCATTTTATCTGGCAATTTTATCAAATTTAAGTCTCGAAGCAAGTGCAGTTATTTGCAGTATCGTTGTTTTAATGATTAGAATTGTTGCAATGCTCTGTAAATGGAGTCTTCCAAAATTTTATAACGAAAAATAG
- a CDS encoding glycosyltransferase family 2 protein, whose translation MNKILAIIPAYNEEKSIKHVIDNIKDTVSGILVIDDGSSDNTTQYAKEAGAEVITFTENQGKGNAMRKGYEYFVNSDYDISIIFDADGQYRKEDIIPTCNPILENSADLVVGSRFIGKYQDNANVNYKTRIMCNNISTTVTRIMSRLPTTDSQSGLVAMSKIAASKLDLKAKRWGIHQELIIRAGKKGLKYCEVPIIFEKRMHGVSRLKVMKYPFTAFPVMLKAWIRN comes from the coding sequence ATGAATAAAATTTTGGCAATAATTCCGGCATATAACGAAGAAAAATCAATAAAACATGTTATTGATAATATTAAAGATACAGTTTCAGGCATTTTAGTAATTGATGATGGAAGTAGCGATAATACTACACAATATGCTAAAGAAGCAGGTGCAGAAGTTATAACTTTTACCGAAAATCAGGGAAAAGGAAACGCGATGCGTAAAGGTTACGAATATTTTGTTAATTCAGATTATGATATTTCTATTATTTTTGATGCGGATGGACAGTATAGGAAAGAAGATATTATTCCAACCTGTAACCCCATTTTAGAAAATTCAGCAGATTTAGTTGTTGGTTCCCGTTTTATTGGAAAATATCAAGATAATGCAAATGTAAATTACAAAACAAGAATAATGTGTAACAATATTTCTACAACAGTTACAAGAATAATGTCAAGACTTCCTACAACAGATTCACAGAGTGGACTTGTCGCTATGAGCAAAATTGCAGCATCAAAATTAGATTTAAAAGCTAAAAGATGGGGAATTCACCAGGAATTAATCATAAGAGCCGGAAAAAAAGGTTTAAAATACTGTGAAGTTCCAATAATCTTTGAAAAAAGAATGCATGGTGTTTCTAGGTTAAAAGTTATGAAATATCCATTTACGGCATTTCCAGTAATGTTAAAGGCGTGGATTAGGAATTAG
- a CDS encoding glycosyltransferase — MDKGRLKVKNNVLVLASTFPRWKNDDATPPFVYEISKRLTDSVNVHVLAPHSKNSKIEETLDGMNIHRFKYWFENEKNLADGAILSNLKSSKFFWVQVPFFLIFEFFSMAEVIKKYKIDIIHAHWIIPSGFLAVLYKKLLNKNIVVISTSHGSDVNGLKKFNFLKKWIIKNCKIITAVSNDLKYKIKNIANETCPPIHVIPMGVDTDLFNLDTCDKVITQKYGITGKFLLFVGRLSEEKGITYLIDAMPQILKEFSDTKLVIVGQGIEEKNLKKQASDLGLLDKNIIFVGSIPHCDLPKYYGTADVFIGPSIIDSDGKVEGFGLVFAEAISSGIITIATDVGGIGDIVLENKTGFIIKQKKSEEISRKVLDIFKNSEKIQKNQKNARNYIVENFDWKIVSKKYKKILHDSILSK; from the coding sequence ATGGATAAAGGCAGATTGAAAGTAAAAAATAATGTTTTAGTATTGGCATCCACATTTCCTAGATGGAAAAATGACGACGCTACACCACCGTTCGTATATGAAATATCTAAAAGACTTACAGATTCGGTCAATGTTCATGTATTGGCCCCCCATTCTAAAAATTCCAAAATAGAAGAAACTTTGGATGGAATGAATATCCATAGATTTAAATACTGGTTTGAAAATGAAAAAAATTTAGCAGATGGTGCAATATTATCTAACTTAAAGTCAAGTAAATTTTTTTGGGTACAGGTGCCTTTTTTTTTAATTTTTGAATTTTTTTCGATGGCAGAGGTAATAAAAAAATATAAAATAGATATAATTCACGCCCACTGGATTATCCCTTCAGGATTTTTAGCGGTTTTGTATAAAAAATTACTTAATAAAAATATTGTAGTGATCTCCACTTCTCATGGCAGTGACGTTAATGGCCTTAAAAAATTTAATTTTTTGAAAAAATGGATAATCAAAAATTGTAAAATAATTACTGCAGTAAGTAATGATTTAAAATACAAAATAAAAAACATAGCTAATGAAACTTGCCCCCCTATTCACGTAATTCCCATGGGGGTAGATACCGATTTATTCAATCTAGATACGTGCGATAAAGTAATAACCCAAAAGTATGGAATAACTGGAAAATTTTTACTTTTTGTAGGTAGATTGAGTGAAGAAAAAGGAATTACATACTTAATAGATGCAATGCCTCAAATTTTAAAGGAATTTTCAGATACAAAATTAGTAATCGTTGGTCAGGGCATTGAAGAAAAAAATTTAAAAAAACAAGCTTCTGATTTAGGACTATTGGATAAAAATATTATATTTGTGGGATCGATACCTCATTGTGACCTTCCAAAGTATTATGGCACTGCGGATGTATTTATTGGTCCGAGCATTATAGATTCAGATGGAAAAGTGGAAGGTTTTGGATTAGTTTTCGCAGAAGCGATAAGTAGTGGAATTATTACAATTGCTACAGACGTTGGAGGTATTGGTGACATAGTACTTGAAAATAAGACGGGATTTATAATTAAACAAAAAAAATCCGAAGAAATAAGTAGGAAAGTTTTAGACATATTTAAAAATTCTGAAAAAATACAAAAAAATCAAAAAAACGCCAGGAATTACATTGTAGAAAATTTCGATTGGAAAATTGTTTCAAAAAAATACAAAAAAATACTACATGATTCAATTTTAAGTAAGTGA
- a CDS encoding glycosyltransferase family A protein, translated as MDENTTISIIIPAYNVENYICNTLQSLENQTHKNFEVILINDGSEDNTLNVIENFIKSSKLDIKLINQENAGVSVARNRGIKEANGTYIYFLDADDYVEHNIIEESSKIILEKNPDLIYFKFDRVTSNGAIYQTYDEYYKIGNYVDGLDCLEDIVTYNTFVGICSSIYKKEVIDKFNVYFDSKHICGEDQEFVMKYLVFSEDVTSINRVLHHYVIRKSSVTNSCNYRRLELFNVLNNIIEYLYTHKPDNEKAMKIIEEIQKYYLPDRIMDVIIILCYNAGKRNEYIQIEEIKKYVKNIRGYACNSLIVSLKNGKISKCLAILAYLISPKCICFFWDLYDRIRGKTKGI; from the coding sequence ATGGATGAAAATACCACTATTAGTATAATAATTCCTGCATACAATGTTGAAAATTATATATGTAACACATTACAGTCCCTCGAAAATCAAACTCATAAAAATTTTGAAGTGATACTAATAAATGACGGTTCAGAGGATAATACATTAAACGTTATTGAAAACTTTATAAAATCTTCAAAACTGGATATTAAATTGATAAATCAGGAGAATGCAGGCGTAAGTGTTGCTAGAAATCGGGGTATTAAAGAAGCAAATGGAACATATATTTATTTTTTAGATGCAGACGATTATGTTGAACACAATATTATCGAAGAATCTTCAAAAATTATTTTAGAAAAAAATCCTGATTTAATTTATTTTAAATTTGATAGGGTAACGTCCAATGGGGCTATTTACCAAACTTATGATGAATATTACAAAATTGGAAATTATGTGGACGGTTTAGATTGCTTAGAGGATATTGTAACGTACAATACATTTGTTGGGATTTGTTCTTCAATTTATAAAAAAGAAGTAATTGATAAATTTAATGTTTATTTTGATTCAAAACATATATGTGGTGAGGATCAAGAGTTTGTAATGAAATATTTGGTTTTTTCAGAGGATGTCACGTCAATAAATCGAGTATTACACCATTATGTGATCAGAAAAAGTTCAGTAACAAATTCTTGTAACTACCGACGACTCGAGCTGTTTAATGTGTTAAATAATATTATTGAATATTTATATACCCATAAACCTGATAATGAGAAAGCTATGAAAATAATAGAGGAAATTCAGAAATATTATTTACCGGATAGGATTATGGATGTTATTATAATTCTTTGTTACAATGCTGGAAAACGTAATGAATATATCCAAATCGAAGAAATAAAAAAATATGTTAAAAATATAAGGGGTTATGCATGTAATTCATTAATTGTTTCATTAAAAAATGGAAAAATATCCAAATGTTTGGCAATTTTAGCTTATTTAATATCTCCGAAATGCATATGCTTTTTTTGGGATCTTTATGACCGTATACGAGGTAAGACTAAAGGCATATAA